Proteins encoded within one genomic window of Bradyrhizobium sp. CB1717:
- the fliF gene encoding flagellar basal-body MS-ring/collar protein FliF: MLFSRAQIQQLLNNLLELGPRRLMALGLIGFAVLVTVVGGAYYLSRPEFETLYTGLTREDVTRMGAALREQNIAFDVNTAGDAVSVRPSQTMQARMLLAEKGLPTSANSGYELFDKIGSLGLTSFMQEVTKLRALEGEIARTVQLMKGVKAARVHIVLPVRGSFRGTQQPPSASVVLRTDGAIEARTAQSIRHLVAAAIPGMSRDKVTVLDADGSMLLAEEDEASAAPTKMASLQKTVGGMVQENIRKALTPYLGLDNFEVSVSPQLSTDKRQTNETVYDPEGRAERSVRNVREKESSQNADRSQPTTVQQNLPDQQVNAGGTKNSSEDKTRREDVTNFEVSSKTTTTVSDGYLVKKLFIAVLVNRARLVADLGDKSNQAIIDSKLAEISQLAATAGGLDKARGDQIQVTAVDFIEGSRDLAPVPPISFVEMINKQLGSVINAVTILAVASMLVWFGLRPAVNGILTHRAAQEQTEAAEAAELEAAAALALAESQDPELNLVEDLEGKMQRTPQKRLEQIVRLDQAQAAAILKDWMRREEAA; the protein is encoded by the coding sequence ATGCTGTTCAGTCGTGCGCAGATACAGCAACTGCTCAACAATCTGCTGGAGCTCGGGCCACGACGGCTGATGGCCCTGGGACTGATCGGCTTTGCCGTTCTCGTCACCGTCGTCGGCGGTGCGTATTATCTGAGCCGGCCCGAGTTCGAGACGCTCTATACCGGCCTCACCCGCGAAGACGTGACGCGCATGGGCGCTGCGCTGCGCGAGCAGAACATCGCCTTCGACGTCAATACCGCCGGTGACGCCGTCTCGGTGCGTCCGAGTCAGACCATGCAGGCGCGGATGCTGCTCGCCGAGAAGGGCCTGCCGACCAGCGCCAATTCCGGCTACGAGCTGTTCGACAAGATCGGCTCGCTCGGCCTGACCTCGTTCATGCAGGAAGTGACGAAGCTGCGCGCACTCGAGGGCGAGATCGCGCGAACCGTTCAGCTGATGAAGGGTGTGAAGGCGGCGCGCGTGCACATCGTGCTGCCGGTGCGCGGCTCGTTCCGCGGGACCCAGCAGCCGCCATCGGCATCGGTCGTGCTGCGCACCGACGGCGCGATCGAGGCGCGCACGGCGCAGTCGATCCGTCATCTCGTCGCGGCCGCCATCCCCGGCATGAGCCGCGACAAGGTGACGGTGCTGGATGCCGACGGCTCGATGCTGCTCGCCGAGGAGGACGAGGCGAGCGCCGCGCCGACCAAGATGGCGAGCCTGCAGAAGACGGTCGGCGGAATGGTGCAGGAGAACATCCGCAAGGCGCTGACGCCGTATCTGGGCCTGGACAATTTCGAGGTCAGCGTCTCCCCGCAGCTCTCCACCGACAAGCGGCAGACCAACGAGACCGTCTACGATCCGGAGGGCCGCGCCGAACGTTCGGTGCGGAACGTGCGCGAGAAGGAATCGTCGCAGAACGCCGACCGTTCGCAGCCGACCACGGTGCAGCAGAACCTGCCCGATCAGCAGGTGAACGCCGGCGGCACCAAGAATTCCAGCGAGGACAAGACCCGCCGCGAGGACGTCACCAATTTCGAGGTCTCGTCCAAGACCACGACGACTGTGAGCGACGGCTATCTGGTCAAGAAGCTCTTCATCGCCGTGCTGGTCAACCGCGCGCGTCTGGTCGCCGATCTCGGCGACAAGAGCAACCAGGCCATCATCGACAGCAAGCTCGCCGAGATCAGCCAGCTCGCGGCGACGGCCGGCGGGCTGGACAAGGCGCGCGGCGACCAGATCCAGGTCACGGCCGTCGACTTCATCGAAGGCTCGCGCGATCTCGCGCCGGTGCCGCCGATCAGCTTTGTCGAGATGATCAACAAGCAGCTCGGCAGCGTCATCAACGCGGTGACGATCCTGGCGGTCGCTTCGATGCTGGTCTGGTTCGGACTTCGGCCCGCGGTCAATGGCATTCTGACCCATCGTGCGGCGCAGGAGCAGACCGAGGCGGCCGAGGCCGCCGAGCTCGAAGCCGCCGCGGCCCTTGCGCTGGCCGAGAGCCAGGATCCCGAGCTCAACCTCGTCGAAGATCTCGAAGGCAAGATGCAGCGAACACCGCAGAAGCGGCTCGAGCAGATCGTCCGGCTCGATCAGGCGCAAGCGGCAGCGATCCTTAAAGACTGGATGCGACGCGAGGAGGCGGCATGA